The Daucus carota subsp. sativus chromosome 7, DH1 v3.0, whole genome shotgun sequence genome window below encodes:
- the LOC108195729 gene encoding uncharacterized protein LOC108195729 — MAEIPYQMISNLRPQTTTAWRLKVRVTRIWQAIHRQGDTVGINLIFVDELGGRIHAWIAAANMNQLQNLITEGETYNVHNFVVRQYGSMQTYRCFQNNVFIQLYHMIELQVAEGVDYIQRHVFHFTDLSAIMDAARESNFLIDVVGILQQVQPLNTYRNKYNQLKYNIQLTINDMQFVLIF, encoded by the exons aTGGCTGAGATCCCATACCAAATGATATCAAACCTACGCCCTCAAACAACGACTGCATGGAGGCTTAAAGTCCGAGTAACGAGGATTTGGCAAGCTATTCATCGCCAGGGAGATACAGTAGGTATAAACTTAATTTTCGTCGATGAATTG GGAGGGCGCATTCATGCATGGATTGCTGCAGCAAACATGAATCAACTTCAGAATTTGATTACAGAAGGAGAAACCTATAATGTCCATAACTTTGTTGTTAGGCAATATGGTTCCATGCAAACTTACAGATGCTTTCAAAATAATGTCTTCATCCAATTGTATCATATGATTGAGCTCCAAGTGGCTGAAGGTGTGGATTACATCCAGCGTCATGTGTTTCACTTCACTGACTTATCAGCTATAATGGATGCTGCAAGGGAAAGCAACTTTTTAATCG ATGTTGTTGGCATTCTACAACAAGTGCAACCACTCAATACCTACAGGAACAAATATAATCAGCTGAAATACAACATTCAGCTTACCATCAACGATATGCAGTTTGTGTTAATCTTTTAA
- the LOC108193855 gene encoding uncharacterized protein LOC108193855 isoform X1 yields the protein MAKRERDKSDGLEIISVGSLYSGPLDKKYWSSSRGKDRYPYPVGYHAMRTQNGVTYTMQIHEGLKGPSFTITSTDGQSCTGQTPDIAWKSCQKTSASHTKLGHGKRYSCKIDGVEFFGFKNQFVLRLFRELVANVNRKAASSNNCEGDLETKHQTRCTEPCRKHDLVQYLEKPEVTGKRSRRCGVSAVKSIYGTRSNAVPAPELRSQKKNIQSQKNCSCSPSNDSHGVCNKLGTIDASKTSKTIDEQKDCLHLVYSSEHFNNEICKEDVSVFVSSHEHAAMTGSMFNEKEPFNRNKVISPPLLKSSEKVEKEETLFRNASQTINDLYLCAPHSLDVELDGTLNSKGVNDLAAACLITPDDSKTQSCLGEETVTSTENVCSEKSGTDSVGQEITTSMMTVLLPRALPLLKKDTRKKKTTLNTSGISVYKKRSKYKSSKTNLVPEVTSVALITEDADGEKQREEENISSTDLGSMKPPFADIGPMVLDNYDNNQSEMNVDNQYLTEPPSGDIAPMVPDSYDNNQSERDHSLLVSTAVQEDLVSSGRNYSAPKTTKLPVTVNMLQESTVGATLHFSHKEHQPLSERLQFHRKKKLTKEPAIPCQQKSVKTFSGAIEETVCTTDAEINPLESLVKEINDEKARDHTNKEIFGEVLGVGDLAAERDIPLSESIICRSLKDTGALEARATGSIATSDNFQQNLSYNLSKHDSKYEEKNDGQWSKKNRDRNFMLAEAPGRHIYKVTPPTKTQNSYRPAIFEWDSQDHDNKKSPQNQALPELDVSSPLLLDQGESFRNKLISRNIEETGSDLTAQTNMKHDSEGGNIFELMGCYIHPKPILSVLLSIKNDAICICVLCGSFVDKQQTLYIHKTPTQGQRKGCPSLIGHAPIVFPVTNDALCREIALDGSSLQFTPDGQYLVLLDCIKAPYCRRANISCPCPECTSASNKKNAVKIVQVKPGYMSVVATLKTANTIHCILVCEPNYLLAAEESKKLHLWVMNSTWSKEITERYFPISDCMDPYIMELKRIPKCSTLILGHNGFGKFSLWDIEKCILVSRFSAASTSLCRFSPISALISRRQGIVAGLDEEQNNNIIDASTNLFLENASTHTCTLEGKDVLIPLLISNTDLHSHQSSDYEMNKLGWRQALLVNNEILLDDILDSSAVAVGTVAGHGIIGTMDGLVYMWELSTGATLGNLHQFKGSAVSCIATDGSSSGAFAVAADCWLRVYLHS from the exons ATGGCgaaaagagagagagacaaATCGGACGGTTTAGAAATCATCTCAGTCGGTTCGTTGTACAGCGGTCCTCTAGACAAAAAATACTGGAGCTCATCTAGG GGTAAAGATAGATACCCGTATCCAGTTGGGTACCATGCTATGCGAACTCAAAATGGTGTCACTTATACAATGCAAATTCATGAAGGTCTTAAAGGACCTTCATTTACG ATTACATCGACAGATGGGCAGTCTTGCACCGGGCAAACCCCAGATATTGCATGGAAGAGCTGTCAAAAGACAAGCGCTAGTCATACAAAATTGGGGCATGGCAAAAGATACTCATGCAAGATAGATGGTGTGGAG tttttcggGTTCAAAAACCAATTTGTTCTCCGATTATTTCGAGAATTGGTTGCAAATGTTAATAGAAAAGCGGCGTCTTCCAACAATTGCGAAGGAGATCTGGAGACAAAGCATCAAACTCGCTGCACGGAACCATGCAGAAAACATGATCTGGTACAGTACTTGGAAAAACCAGAAGTCACGGGAAAAAGAAGCAGGAGATGTGGAGTCTCTGCTGTGAAGTCAATTTATGGGACACGCAGTAATGCTGTTCCAGCACCTGAGTTAAGGAGCCAAAAGAAGAACATTCAGAGTCAGAAAAACTGTTCCTGCTCTCCCTCAAATGATAGTCACGGTGTATGTAATAAATTAGGGACTATAGATGCATCAAAAACCTCAAAAACGATAGACGAACAAAAAGATTGTCTGCATTTAGTTTACTCTTCTGAACACTTCAACAATGAAATCTGCAAGGAAGATGTGAGTGTGTTTGTTTCCTCACATGAGCATGCTGCTATGACTGGAAGCATGTTCAATGAGAAAGAACCT TTTAATAGGAATAAAGTTATCAGCCCACCCTTGTTAAAATCCTCGGAGAaggtggagaaagaagagaCCCTGTTTCGAAATGCTTCTCAGACAATCAATGATTTGTATCTCTGTGCACCTCACTCTTTGGACGTTGAATTAG ATGGCACTCTGAACTCCAAGGGTGTGAACGACTTAGCTGCTGCATGCTTAATTACTCCTGATGATTCAAAAACTCAGTCATGTCTAGGAGAGGAGACTGTCACATCAACTGAAAATGTTTGTTCTGAAAAGAGTGGCACTGATTCAGTTGGGCAAGAAATAACCACATCAATGATGACAGTTCTTCTTCCACGAGCACTTCCTTTACTCAAGAAAGACACGAGAAAGAAAAAGACTACTCTGAACACGTCAGGAATTTCTGTCTATAAGAAGAGATCTAAATATAAAAGCAGCAAAACAAACCTTGTTCCAGAAGTTACTTCTG TTGCCTTGATTACTGAAGACGCTGATGGAGAAAAACAAAGAGAAGAGGAAAATATTTCAAGCACTGATCTTGGTTCAATGAAACCACCTTTTGCAGATATAGGACCTATGGTTCTCGATAATTATGACAACAATCAGAGTGAGATGAATGTCGATAATCAGTATTTAACCGAGCCTCCTTCGGGAGATATAGCACCCATGGTTCCTGATAGCTATGACAACAATCAGAGTGAGAGGGATCATTCACTATTGGTTTCAACTGCTGTCCAAGAAGATTTGGTTAGTTCTGGTCGAAACTACTCTGCACCAAAAACTACTAAACTTCCAGTTACTGTTAATATGTTGCAGGAGTCAACAGTTGGCGCCACATTACACTTTTCACATAAAGAACATCAACCCTTGAGTGAGAGACTTCAATTCCACAGGAAGAAAAAATTGACAAAAGAGCCTGCAATTCCATGTCAACAAAAATCTGTCAAAACTTTTTCCGGTGCTATTGAAG AAACTGTTTGTACAACAGACGCGGAAATAAATCCCCTTGAAAGTTTAGTCAAGGAGATTAATGACGAAAAGGCGCGAGATCACACCAATAAAGAAATTTTTGGTGAAGTCCTAGGTGTTGGTGATCTAGCAGCAGAACGAGATATACCTCTTTCAGAAAGTATAATTTGCAGAAGTTTGAAAGACACAGGCGCTCTGGAAGCACGTGCCACTGGTAGTATAGCTACATCAGACAATTTTCAACAGAATTTAAGTTACAACTTGAGTAAACACGATTCTAAGTATGAAGAAAAGAATGATGGGCAATGGTCTAAAAAAAATCGAGACAGAAACTTTATGTTAGCTGAAGCTCCAGGACGCCATATCTATAAGGTTACACCACCAACAAAAACTCAAAATTCTTATAGACCTGCTATATTTGAATGGGATTCTCAGGATCATGATAACAAGAAGTCGCCTCAAAACCAAGCCCTCCCGGAGCTAGATGTTTCTTCACCATTGTTGCTGGACCAAGGGGAAAGCTTTAGAAACAAACTAATTTCAAGGAATATAGAGGAAACTGGTTCTGACTTGACTGCTCAGACCAACATGAAGCATGACAGTGAAGGGGGCAATATTTTTGAACTCATGGGTTGCTATATTCACCCTAAGCCAATATTATCAGTCTTATTGAGCATAAAAAACGATGCAATATGCATATGTGTGTTGTGTGGTTCTTTTGTGGACAAACAACAGActctatatatacataaaacacCGACTCAAGGACAAAGGAAAGGGTGCCCCTCGTTGATTGGTCATGCGCCAATCGTATTTCCAGTCACAAATGATGCCCTATGTAGAGAA ATTGCACTAGATGGATCTAGTTTGCAATTTACTCCAGATGGTCAGTATCTTGTTCTGCTTGATTGCATTAAAGCTCCTTACTGCAG GAGAGCAAATATTTCATGTCCATGCCCAGAATGCACATCTGCTTCCAATAAGAAGAATGCAGTGAAAATTGTTCAAGTAAAACCTGGATATATGTCAGTTGTGGCTACACTGAAAACAGCTAACACTATACATTGTATATTAGTATGTGAACCAAATTATCTTCTTGCCGCTGAAGAGAGCAAAAAGTTGCACCTCTGGGTTATGAACTCAACGTGGAG TAAAGAGATTACTGAAAGATATTTTCCCATATCTGATTGCATGGATCCATATATCATGGAGTTGAAGAGAATACCAAAGTGTTCCACGCTTATTCTTGGTCACAATGGGTTTGGGAAATTCAGTTTGTG GGATATAGAAAAATGCATTTTGGTGTCAAGGTTTTCTGCAGCAAGCACCTCATTATGTAGGTTTTCTCCAATTAGTGCGTTGATATCACGAAGGCAAGGAATTGTTGCAGGCCTAGATGAGGAGCAAAATAATAACATTATAGACGCAAGTACAAATTTATTCCTGGAAAATGCCAGTACCCATACATGTACTTTAGAAGGAAAAGATGTGTTGATCCCACTCCTCATTTCAAATACTGATCTGCACAGCCATCAATCAAGCGATTATGAAATGAACAAACTTGGGTGGAGACAAGCTCTGTTGGTCAATAATGAAATACTTTTGGATGATATTTTGGATTCAAG TGCTGTTGCGGTTGGCACGGTAGCTGGTCATGGAATTATTGGCACGATGGATGGCCTTGTGTACATGTGGGAATTGTCTACAGGTGCTACTCTGGGAAATTTGCATCAGTTTAAAG GATCTGCTGTCTCATGTATTGCAACTGATGGTTCAAGCTCAGGTGCTTTTGCAGTAGCCGCCGATTGTTGGCTGCGAGTGTACTTGCACTCTTAA
- the LOC108193855 gene encoding uncharacterized protein LOC108193855 isoform X2 has protein sequence MAKRERDKSDGLEIISVGSLYSGPLDKKYWSSSRGKDRYPYPVGYHAMRTQNGVTYTMQIHEGLKGPSFTITSTDGQSCTGQTPDIAWKSCQKTSASHTKLGHGKRYSCKIDGVEFFGFKNQFVLRLFRELVANVNRKAASSNNCEGDLETKHQTRCTEPCRKHDLVQYLEKPEVTGKRSRRCGVSAVKSIYGTRSNAVPAPELRSQKKNIQSQKNCSCSPSNDSHGVCNKLGTIDASKTSKTIDEQKDCLHLVYSSEHFNNEICKEDVSVFVSSHEHAAMTGSMFNEKEPFNRNKVISPPLLKSSEKVEKEETLFRNASQTINDLYLCAPHSLDVELDGTLNSKGVNDLAAACLITPDDSKTQSCLGEETVTSTENVCSEKSGTDSVGQEITTSMMTVLLPRALPLLKKDTRKKKTTLNTSGISVYKKRSKYKSSKTNLVPEVTSVALITEDADGEKQREEENISSTDLGSMKPPFADIGPMVLDNYDNNQSEMNVDNQYLTEPPSGDIAPMVPDSYDNNQSERDHSLLVSTAVQEDLVSSGRNYSAPKTTKLPVTVNMLQESTVGATLHFSHKEHQPLSERLQFHRKKKLTKEPAIPCQQKSVKTFSGAIEETVCTTDAEINPLESLVKEINDEKARDHTNKEIFGEVLGVGDLAAERDIPLSESIICRSLKDTGALEARATGSIATSDNFQQNLSYNLSKHDSKYEEKNDGQWSKKNRDRNFMLAEAPGRHIYKVTPPTKTQNSYRPAIFEWDSQDHDNKKSPQNQALPELDVSSPLLLDQGESFRNKLISRNIEETGSDLTAQTNMKHDSEGGNIFELMGCYIHPKPILSVLLSIKNDAICICVLCGSFVDKQQTLYIHKTPTQGQRKGCPSLIGHAPIVFPVTNDALCREIALDGSSLQFTPDGQYLVLLDCIKAPYCRRANISCPCPECTSASNKKNAVKIVQVKPGYMSVVATLKTANTIHCILVCEPNYLLAAEESKKLHLWVMNSTWSKEITERYFPISDCMDPYIMELKRIPKCSTLILGHNGFGKFSLWDIEKCILVSRFSAASTSLCRFSPISALISRRQGIVAGLDEEQNNNIIDASTNLFLENASTHTCTLEGKDVLIPLLISNTDLHSHQSSDYEMNKLGWRQALLVNNEILLDDILDSSAVAVGTVAGHGIIGTMDGLVYMWELSTGATLGNLHQFKGAFAVAADCWLRVYLHS, from the exons ATGGCgaaaagagagagagacaaATCGGACGGTTTAGAAATCATCTCAGTCGGTTCGTTGTACAGCGGTCCTCTAGACAAAAAATACTGGAGCTCATCTAGG GGTAAAGATAGATACCCGTATCCAGTTGGGTACCATGCTATGCGAACTCAAAATGGTGTCACTTATACAATGCAAATTCATGAAGGTCTTAAAGGACCTTCATTTACG ATTACATCGACAGATGGGCAGTCTTGCACCGGGCAAACCCCAGATATTGCATGGAAGAGCTGTCAAAAGACAAGCGCTAGTCATACAAAATTGGGGCATGGCAAAAGATACTCATGCAAGATAGATGGTGTGGAG tttttcggGTTCAAAAACCAATTTGTTCTCCGATTATTTCGAGAATTGGTTGCAAATGTTAATAGAAAAGCGGCGTCTTCCAACAATTGCGAAGGAGATCTGGAGACAAAGCATCAAACTCGCTGCACGGAACCATGCAGAAAACATGATCTGGTACAGTACTTGGAAAAACCAGAAGTCACGGGAAAAAGAAGCAGGAGATGTGGAGTCTCTGCTGTGAAGTCAATTTATGGGACACGCAGTAATGCTGTTCCAGCACCTGAGTTAAGGAGCCAAAAGAAGAACATTCAGAGTCAGAAAAACTGTTCCTGCTCTCCCTCAAATGATAGTCACGGTGTATGTAATAAATTAGGGACTATAGATGCATCAAAAACCTCAAAAACGATAGACGAACAAAAAGATTGTCTGCATTTAGTTTACTCTTCTGAACACTTCAACAATGAAATCTGCAAGGAAGATGTGAGTGTGTTTGTTTCCTCACATGAGCATGCTGCTATGACTGGAAGCATGTTCAATGAGAAAGAACCT TTTAATAGGAATAAAGTTATCAGCCCACCCTTGTTAAAATCCTCGGAGAaggtggagaaagaagagaCCCTGTTTCGAAATGCTTCTCAGACAATCAATGATTTGTATCTCTGTGCACCTCACTCTTTGGACGTTGAATTAG ATGGCACTCTGAACTCCAAGGGTGTGAACGACTTAGCTGCTGCATGCTTAATTACTCCTGATGATTCAAAAACTCAGTCATGTCTAGGAGAGGAGACTGTCACATCAACTGAAAATGTTTGTTCTGAAAAGAGTGGCACTGATTCAGTTGGGCAAGAAATAACCACATCAATGATGACAGTTCTTCTTCCACGAGCACTTCCTTTACTCAAGAAAGACACGAGAAAGAAAAAGACTACTCTGAACACGTCAGGAATTTCTGTCTATAAGAAGAGATCTAAATATAAAAGCAGCAAAACAAACCTTGTTCCAGAAGTTACTTCTG TTGCCTTGATTACTGAAGACGCTGATGGAGAAAAACAAAGAGAAGAGGAAAATATTTCAAGCACTGATCTTGGTTCAATGAAACCACCTTTTGCAGATATAGGACCTATGGTTCTCGATAATTATGACAACAATCAGAGTGAGATGAATGTCGATAATCAGTATTTAACCGAGCCTCCTTCGGGAGATATAGCACCCATGGTTCCTGATAGCTATGACAACAATCAGAGTGAGAGGGATCATTCACTATTGGTTTCAACTGCTGTCCAAGAAGATTTGGTTAGTTCTGGTCGAAACTACTCTGCACCAAAAACTACTAAACTTCCAGTTACTGTTAATATGTTGCAGGAGTCAACAGTTGGCGCCACATTACACTTTTCACATAAAGAACATCAACCCTTGAGTGAGAGACTTCAATTCCACAGGAAGAAAAAATTGACAAAAGAGCCTGCAATTCCATGTCAACAAAAATCTGTCAAAACTTTTTCCGGTGCTATTGAAG AAACTGTTTGTACAACAGACGCGGAAATAAATCCCCTTGAAAGTTTAGTCAAGGAGATTAATGACGAAAAGGCGCGAGATCACACCAATAAAGAAATTTTTGGTGAAGTCCTAGGTGTTGGTGATCTAGCAGCAGAACGAGATATACCTCTTTCAGAAAGTATAATTTGCAGAAGTTTGAAAGACACAGGCGCTCTGGAAGCACGTGCCACTGGTAGTATAGCTACATCAGACAATTTTCAACAGAATTTAAGTTACAACTTGAGTAAACACGATTCTAAGTATGAAGAAAAGAATGATGGGCAATGGTCTAAAAAAAATCGAGACAGAAACTTTATGTTAGCTGAAGCTCCAGGACGCCATATCTATAAGGTTACACCACCAACAAAAACTCAAAATTCTTATAGACCTGCTATATTTGAATGGGATTCTCAGGATCATGATAACAAGAAGTCGCCTCAAAACCAAGCCCTCCCGGAGCTAGATGTTTCTTCACCATTGTTGCTGGACCAAGGGGAAAGCTTTAGAAACAAACTAATTTCAAGGAATATAGAGGAAACTGGTTCTGACTTGACTGCTCAGACCAACATGAAGCATGACAGTGAAGGGGGCAATATTTTTGAACTCATGGGTTGCTATATTCACCCTAAGCCAATATTATCAGTCTTATTGAGCATAAAAAACGATGCAATATGCATATGTGTGTTGTGTGGTTCTTTTGTGGACAAACAACAGActctatatatacataaaacacCGACTCAAGGACAAAGGAAAGGGTGCCCCTCGTTGATTGGTCATGCGCCAATCGTATTTCCAGTCACAAATGATGCCCTATGTAGAGAA ATTGCACTAGATGGATCTAGTTTGCAATTTACTCCAGATGGTCAGTATCTTGTTCTGCTTGATTGCATTAAAGCTCCTTACTGCAG GAGAGCAAATATTTCATGTCCATGCCCAGAATGCACATCTGCTTCCAATAAGAAGAATGCAGTGAAAATTGTTCAAGTAAAACCTGGATATATGTCAGTTGTGGCTACACTGAAAACAGCTAACACTATACATTGTATATTAGTATGTGAACCAAATTATCTTCTTGCCGCTGAAGAGAGCAAAAAGTTGCACCTCTGGGTTATGAACTCAACGTGGAG TAAAGAGATTACTGAAAGATATTTTCCCATATCTGATTGCATGGATCCATATATCATGGAGTTGAAGAGAATACCAAAGTGTTCCACGCTTATTCTTGGTCACAATGGGTTTGGGAAATTCAGTTTGTG GGATATAGAAAAATGCATTTTGGTGTCAAGGTTTTCTGCAGCAAGCACCTCATTATGTAGGTTTTCTCCAATTAGTGCGTTGATATCACGAAGGCAAGGAATTGTTGCAGGCCTAGATGAGGAGCAAAATAATAACATTATAGACGCAAGTACAAATTTATTCCTGGAAAATGCCAGTACCCATACATGTACTTTAGAAGGAAAAGATGTGTTGATCCCACTCCTCATTTCAAATACTGATCTGCACAGCCATCAATCAAGCGATTATGAAATGAACAAACTTGGGTGGAGACAAGCTCTGTTGGTCAATAATGAAATACTTTTGGATGATATTTTGGATTCAAG TGCTGTTGCGGTTGGCACGGTAGCTGGTCATGGAATTATTGGCACGATGGATGGCCTTGTGTACATGTGGGAATTGTCTACAGGTGCTACTCTGGGAAATTTGCATCAGTTTAAAG GTGCTTTTGCAGTAGCCGCCGATTGTTGGCTGCGAGTGTACTTGCACTCTTAA